The Xenopus laevis strain J_2021 chromosome 5L, Xenopus_laevis_v10.1, whole genome shotgun sequence genome has a segment encoding these proteins:
- the LOC121393948 gene encoding palmitoyltransferase ZDHHC20-A-like, translating into MSNEEKDTKITINEKEEEEYQRSCMRKISRIVVLLLIGLLATCYYIFVVELCIFTVQLLEAKVTFLVIFHLLFLLCVWCYLRTVMMPPVVPPEKFRPSESDKQLYLSDERPQVLQEILIRMAKDLHIKKAVRYCTTCHVIKPDRCHHCPVCNVCILKLDHHCGFLNNCVGFSNYKLFLLAVMYGVLLCIFTSAVSLYCSILFWTHQLPNSPSKVPIIVLFSLTTFFAIMLFRLFLDHFELALRNITDREDSDNTEEYNPYNLGFSKNLREVFGNEKKYWFLPIFSSLGDGFSFPMGDATMDIEKNAANVPKPVSENQN; encoded by the coding sequence ATGTCAAATGAAGAGAAAGATACTAAGATaacaattaatgaaaaagaagaagaggaataTCAGCGTTCCTGCATGAGGAAGATCTCCCGGATCGTGGTTCTACTTTTGATTGGACTCCTTGCTACCTGctattatatatttgtggtgGAGCTGTGCATATTCACTGTACAGTTATTAGAGGCAAAGGTGACTTTCCTGGTGATTTTCCACCTTTTGTTCCTCCTGTGCGTGTGGTGCTATCTCCGGACTGTTATGATGCCTCCCGTTGTCCCTCCTGAAAAATTCCGCCCATCGGAGTCTGACAAGCAGCTGTACCTGAGTGATGAGAGGCCACAAGTGCTGCAGGAGATCCTCATTCGTATGGCTAAAGACTTGCATATTAAGAAGGCTGTAAGGTACTGTACCACATGCCATGTGATAAAGCCAGACAGGTGCCACCATTGCCCAGTGTGTAACGTCTGTATACTGAAACTGGATCATCACTGCGGATTTCTAAACAACTGTGTGGGATTCTCCAACTACAAGTTGTTCCTCCTCGCTGTGATGTATGGAGTGCTATTGTGCATATTCACTAGCGCAGTGTCGCTTTATTGCTCCATACTATTCTGGACTCATCAGCTGCCCAACAGCCCATCCAAAGTCCCTATCATTGTGCTGTTCAGCCTGACCACGTTCTTCGCTATAATGCTATTCCGACTTTTCCTTGATCATTTCGAACTGGCTCTAAGGAATATAACTGATCGGGAGGACAGTGATAACACAGAGGAGTATAATCCCTATAATTTGGGCTTCAGCAAGAATCTGAGAGAAGTGTTTGGCAATGAAAAGAAATACTGGTTCCTCCCAATCTTCAGCAGTTTAGGAGATGGCTTCTCATTCCCAATGGGTGATGCTACAATGGACATAGAGAAAAATGCTGCTAATGTTCCCAAACCTGTTAGTGAGAACCAGAACTGA
- the LOC108718263 gene encoding palmitoyltransferase ZDHHC20-A-like, protein MSNEEKDTKITINEKEEEEYQRSCMRKISRIVVLILIGLLATCYYIFVVELCIFTVQLLEAKVTFLVIFHLLFLLCVWCYLRTVMMPPVVPPEKFRPSESDKQLYLSDERPQVLQEILIRMAKDLHIKKAVRYCTTCHVIKPDRCHHCPVCNVCILKLDHHCGFLNNCVGFSNYKFFLLAVMYGVLLCIFTSAVSLYCSILFWTHQLPNSPSKVPIIVLFSLTTFFAIMLFRLFLDHFELALRNITDREDSDNTEEYNPYNLGFSKNLREVFGNEKKYWFLPIFSSLGDGFSFPMGDATMDIEKNAANVPKPVSENQN, encoded by the coding sequence ATGTCAAATGAAGAGAAAGATACTAAGATaacaattaatgaaaaagaagaagaggaataTCAGCGTTCCTGCATGAGGAAGATCTCCCGGATCGTGGTTCTAATTTTGATTGGACTCCTTGCTACCTGctattatatatttgtggtgGAGCTGTGCATATTCACTGTACAGTTATTAGAGGCAAAGGTGACTTTCCTGGTGATTTTCCACCTTTTGTTCCTCCTGTGCGTGTGGTGCTATCTCCGGACTGTTATGATGCCTCCCGTTGTCCCTCCTGAAAAATTCCGCCCATCGGAGTCTGACAAGCAGCTGTACCTGAGTGATGAGAGGCCACAAGTGCTGCAGGAGATCCTCATTCGTATGGCTAAAGACTTGCATATTAAGAAGGCTGTAAGGTACTGTACCACATGCCATGTGATAAAGCCAGACAGGTGCCACCATTGCCCAGTGTGTAACGTCTGTATACTGAAACTGGATCATCACTGCGGATTTCTAAACAACTGTGTGGGATTCTCCAACTACAAGTTCTTCCTCCTCGCTGTGATGTATGGAGTGCTATTGTGCATATTCACTAGCGCAGTGTCGCTTTATTGCTCCATACTATTCTGGACTCATCAGCTGCCCAACAGCCCATCCAAAGTCCCTATCATTGTGCTGTTCAGCCTGACCACGTTCTTCGCTATAATGCTATTCCGACTTTTCCTTGATCATTTCGAACTGGCTCTAAGGAATATAACTGATCGGGAGGACAGTGATAACACAGAGGAGTATAATCCCTATAATTTGGGCTTCAGCAAGAATCTGAGAGAAGTGTTTGGCAATGAAAAGAAATACTGGTTCCTCCCAATCTTCAGCAGTTTAGGAGATGGCTTCTCATTCCCAATGGGTGATGCTACAATGGACATAGAGAAAAATGCTGCTAATGTTCCCAAACCTGTTAGTGAGAACCAGAACTGA
- the LOC121393949 gene encoding palmitoyltransferase ZDHHC20-A-like: MSNEEKDTKITINEKEEEEYQRSCVRKISRIVVLLLIGLLATCYYIFVVELCIFTVQLLEAKVTFLVIFHLLFLLCVWCYLRTVMMPPVVPPEKFRPSESDKQLYLSDERPQVLQEILIRMAKDLHIKKAVRYCTTCHVIKPDRCHHCPVCNVCILKLDHHCGFLNNCVGFSNYKFFLLAVMYGVLLCIFTSAVSLYCSILFWTHQLPNSSSKVPIIVLFSLTTFFAIMLFRLFLDHFELALRNITDREDSDNTEEFNPYNLGFSKNLREVFGNEKKYWFLPIFSSLGDGFSFPMGEATMDIEKNAANVPKPVSENQN; encoded by the coding sequence ATGTCAAATGAAGAGAAAGATACTAAGATaacaattaatgaaaaagaagaagaggaataTCAGCGTTCCTGCGTGAGGAAAATCTCCCGGATCGTGGTTCTACTTTTGATTGGACTCCTTGCTACCTGctattatatatttgtggtgGAGCTGTGCATATTCACTGTACAGTTATTAGAGGCAAAGGTGACTTTCCTGGTGATTTTCCACCTTTTGTTCCTCCTGTGCGTGTGGTGCTATCTCCGGACTGTTATGATGCCTCCCGTTGTCCCTCCTGAAAAATTCCGCCCATCGGAGTCAGACAAGCAGCTGTACCTGAGTGATGAGAGGCCACAAGTGCTGCAGGAGATCCTCATTCGTATGGCTAAAGACTTGCATATTAAGAAGGCTGTAAGGTACTGTACCACATGCCATGTGATAAAGCCAGACAGGTGCCACCATTGCCCAGTGTGTAACGTCTGTATACTGAAACTGGATCATCACTGCGGATTTCTAAACAACTGTGTGGGATTCTCCAACTACAAGTTCTTCCTCCTCGCTGTGATGTATGGAGTGCTATTGTGCATATTCACTAGCGCAGTGTCGCTTTATTGCTCCATACTATTCTGGACTCATCAGCTGCCCAACAGCTCATCCAAAGTCCCTATCATTGTGCTGTTCAGCCTGACCACGTTCTTCGCTATAATGCTATTCCGACTTTTCCTCGATCATTTCGAACTGGCTCTAAGGAATATAACTGATCGGGAGGACAGTGATAACACAGAGGAGTTTAATCCCTATAATTTGGGCTTCAGCAAGAATCTGAGAGAAGTTTTTGGCAATGAAAAGAAATACTGGTTCCTCCCAATCTTTAGCAGCTTAGGAGATGGCTTCTCATTCCCAATGGGTGAGGCCACAATGGACATAGAGAAAAATGCTGCTAATGTTCCCAAACCTGTTAGTGAGAACCAGAACTGA